One Candidatus Eisenbacteria bacterium DNA window includes the following coding sequences:
- the plsX gene encoding phosphate acyltransferase PlsX, whose amino-acid sequence MGGDHGLGELAAGLVSAFREWPGRFTITLVGDQAEIGVELKKAGADRLPIEIVHAPERIDMAEKAAAAVRRKTASSLGVMIQLHKQGHLDAVFSAGNTGAVVAAALLGLGRLEGVSRPALAAFFPNPSGGAVVLDVGANAQCKAPWLVQFAHMGSVYARYLLERRTPRIGLLSIGEEDTKGNDLVLEVLPLLKAETHLHVIGNVEGRDVFKGTCDVVVTDGFTGNVVLKTAESAAGFLMNKVKQEVMGDPLAMAGAVLMRPAMSRVRRAIDWEEHAAVPLLGVDGVCFIGHGSSRQRAFRSAIRTVATFVEKKVNEHIREEIGTNRDSAA is encoded by the coding sequence ATGGGAGGTGACCACGGCCTCGGCGAACTCGCCGCCGGCCTGGTCTCGGCGTTCCGTGAATGGCCCGGGCGCTTCACCATCACGCTGGTCGGCGATCAGGCCGAGATCGGTGTCGAGCTGAAGAAGGCGGGAGCGGACCGCCTGCCGATCGAGATCGTTCACGCCCCCGAGCGCATCGACATGGCGGAGAAGGCGGCGGCCGCGGTGCGGCGCAAGACCGCTTCATCGCTCGGCGTGATGATCCAGCTTCACAAGCAGGGCCATCTCGACGCGGTGTTCAGCGCCGGCAATACCGGAGCGGTGGTGGCGGCGGCACTGCTCGGCCTCGGACGACTCGAAGGGGTTTCGCGCCCGGCACTGGCGGCGTTCTTTCCGAATCCGAGTGGCGGTGCGGTGGTGCTCGACGTTGGCGCGAACGCACAATGCAAGGCGCCGTGGCTGGTGCAGTTCGCTCACATGGGTTCGGTCTACGCGCGCTATCTGCTCGAACGCCGCACCCCGCGCATCGGGCTGCTGTCGATCGGTGAGGAAGACACCAAAGGCAACGATCTGGTGCTGGAGGTGCTCCCGCTGCTCAAGGCGGAGACCCACCTGCACGTGATCGGCAATGTCGAAGGCCGCGACGTGTTCAAGGGCACCTGCGACGTGGTGGTGACGGACGGCTTCACCGGCAACGTGGTGCTCAAGACGGCCGAGAGCGCCGCGGGATTCCTGATGAACAAGGTGAAGCAGGAGGTGATGGGCGATCCGCTCGCCATGGCGGGCGCGGTGCTGATGCGCCCCGCGATGAGCCGTGTGCGGCGCGCGATCGACTGGGAAGAGCACGCGGCGGTGCCGCTGCTGGGAGTGGACGGCGTGTGTTTCATCGGGCACGGTTCGAGCCGCCAGCGCGCGTTTCGCAGCGCGATCCGCACCGTGGCGACGTTCGTCGAAAAGAAGGTCAATGAGCACATCCGCGAGGAGATCGGGACCAATCGTGACTCCGCAGCGTGA